A part of Helicobacter ibis genomic DNA contains:
- a CDS encoding SH3 domain-containing protein produces MKIFIYFLFSLLLYAQSDVSLDSSLTRTNDTIEQQEAIQSNELTKEIKELIYNSSNQNNITSESNSTTSIQNNAVITKHIYLNVVNFSNDILYVNQIIPIDFKMLVFGDYSTIKTEFIIENDSVAILNPQENWILEPDSSLKNTFYFQIKQTSYSIPKLKVTINTSDGEFTESTDFMRGKAIKLDRKGRYSQVIANDLRILDTKITTYDSENNLAVFQLASKVGNLFDFYLDNYSQQGIESKDGNYKESVAFYYVIVPKSLGVISFDYFNTQQSKYVELQVENIPHDERVSTQSDIKPKNNLQFFKVSIILFLLLIFIGLYFYKRKVIFIVVFVALLVVLFVVLSSRSEAVLKANIPIRIQPTFNSTIIMTTNNVLEVKILDDKRGYYKVLLDDDRIGWVKKNDVQN; encoded by the coding sequence ATGAAAATTTTTATATATTTTCTATTTTCACTATTATTGTATGCACAAAGCGATGTGTCATTAGATTCTAGCTTGACTAGGACTAATGATACAATAGAACAACAAGAAGCCATACAATCAAACGAGCTAACAAAAGAAATCAAAGAATTAATCTACAATAGTAGCAATCAAAACAATATAACAAGTGAGTCAAATAGCACTACAAGCATTCAAAATAATGCTGTTATTACAAAACATATTTACTTAAATGTGGTTAATTTTTCTAATGATATTTTGTATGTAAATCAAATAATTCCTATTGATTTTAAGATGTTAGTTTTTGGAGATTATTCCACGATAAAGACGGAATTTATTATAGAAAATGATAGTGTTGCTATTTTAAATCCGCAGGAAAATTGGATATTAGAACCAGATTCTAGCTTGAAAAATACATTTTATTTTCAAATAAAGCAGACAAGCTATTCAATACCTAAGCTAAAAGTTACGATAAATACAAGCGATGGAGAATTCACAGAAAGCACGGATTTTATGCGTGGTAAAGCAATCAAGCTTGATAGAAAGGGTAGATATTCTCAAGTTATTGCAAATGATTTAAGAATATTAGATACAAAAATTACAACTTATGATTCTGAAAATAATCTAGCTGTTTTTCAACTTGCTAGTAAAGTTGGTAATTTGTTTGATTTTTACTTAGATAATTATTCTCAACAGGGCATTGAAAGCAAAGATGGAAATTACAAAGAATCTGTAGCATTTTATTATGTAATAGTGCCAAAGTCTTTAGGTGTTATTTCTTTTGATTATTTTAATACACAGCAATCAAAATATGTTGAATTACAAGTTGAAAATATCCCTCATGATGAGAGGGTTAGCACTCAAAGCGATATAAAGCCAAAAAACAATTTGCAATTTTTTAAAGTATCTATAATTTTATTTTTATTACTGATTTTTATTGGACTTTATTTTTATAAGAGGAAAGTTATTTTTATTGTTGTATTTGTAGCATTGCTTGTAGTTTTGTTTGTGGTTTTATCTTCTAGGAGTGAAGCGGTGTTAAAGGCAAATATACCAATTAGGATTCAGCCTACCTTTAACTCTACAATAATTATGACAACAAATAATGTATTAGAAGTTAAGATTTTAGATGATAAGAGAGGATATTACAAGGTTTTATTAGATGATGATAGAATAGGGTGGGTTAAGAAGAATGATGTCCAAAATTAG
- a CDS encoding S41 family peptidase: protein MFSVLFVFPVLANDDESRLEAYNKLRKVIGTIEKYYVDELTLNEIVDKAINGLMSNLDAHSAYLNEDKYDDLKIQTDGEFGGIGITISLKDGGITIVAPIEGTPGDKVGLKSGDIILKINDESTLNMDIDDAVSKMRGKPRTKVKLTIVRKNEPKPLVFDIVRDNIQVESVYARTIEDTNYAYVRVTSFDKKVSQRVEDELKKFKKLDGIILDLRNNPGGLLNQAVELSDLFIKDGVIVSQKGRIKDENIVYKATKRTPYANTPLVVLTNNGSASASEIVAGAIQDNKRGIIVGESTFGKGSVQVILPTEKKEALRLTIARYYLPSGRTIQAVGVTPDIKVEPGVVPHSDNLFSIKEADLQKHLEGELEKVENTKAKNKKDDKSKNTITQKQVLQDIQLKSAIDALKIFSVI, encoded by the coding sequence ATGTTTTCGGTTTTGTTTGTTTTTCCTGTTTTGGCCAATGATGATGAATCTAGATTAGAAGCTTATAATAAGCTAAGAAAAGTGATTGGCACTATTGAGAAGTATTATGTTGATGAATTAACTTTAAATGAAATTGTTGATAAGGCAATAAATGGTCTTATGTCAAATTTAGATGCACATTCTGCGTATTTGAATGAGGACAAATATGATGATTTAAAGATTCAAACAGATGGAGAGTTTGGTGGGATAGGTATAACAATATCACTAAAAGATGGTGGAATTACTATTGTGGCACCAATTGAAGGCACTCCTGGCGATAAGGTTGGTTTAAAAAGTGGAGATATTATCCTAAAGATAAATGATGAAAGCACATTAAATATGGATATAGATGATGCTGTTAGTAAAATGCGTGGAAAGCCTAGAACAAAAGTAAAGCTAACAATAGTCAGAAAAAATGAACCAAAACCTTTAGTATTTGATATCGTAAGAGATAACATTCAAGTTGAATCTGTGTATGCAAGGACAATAGAAGATACTAATTATGCTTATGTGCGTGTAACTTCATTTGATAAAAAAGTAAGCCAAAGAGTAGAAGATGAGCTTAAGAAATTCAAAAAATTAGATGGAATCATTTTGGATTTAAGAAATAATCCAGGAGGATTACTAAATCAAGCAGTTGAGCTTAGTGATTTATTTATTAAAGATGGTGTAATTGTATCTCAAAAGGGTAGGATTAAAGATGAAAATATAGTTTATAAAGCTACAAAAAGAACGCCTTACGCTAACACCCCTTTGGTTGTATTGACAAACAATGGAAGCGCTAGTGCAAGTGAGATTGTAGCTGGTGCTATACAGGATAATAAAAGAGGGATAATAGTAGGAGAGAGCACATTTGGTAAAGGTAGTGTGCAAGTTATATTACCAACCGAAAAGAAGGAGGCATTAAGACTTACAATTGCTAGATATTATCTCCCTAGTGGCAGAACAATACAGGCAGTAGGTGTAACTCCTGATATAAAAGTAGAGCCGGGTGTTGTGCCACATAGTGATAATCTCTTTAGCATAAAAGAGGCTGATTTGCAAAAACATTTAGAGGGTGAGTTAGAAAAGGTGGAGAATACTAAAGCTAAGAATAAAAAAGATGATAAGTCAAAAAACACAATAACACAAAAACAAGTGCTACAAGATATACAATTAAAAAGTGCAATAGATGCACTAAAGATATTTTCTGTGATATAG
- the purC gene encoding phosphoribosylaminoimidazolesuccinocarboxamide synthase, with protein MEKLEQLYEGKGKKLYKTSDSKLVISEFKDDLTAFNAKKRGSESGKGALNCKISSEIFKLLEKNGIKTHYVETLDDNLMLCKLVEIIPIEVVVRNIATGSLSKRLGIKEGEVLPFTLVEFYYKDDSLGDPIINDEHALILKCVSSLEVLDKLREIGRKVNDVLRPFFDSKNLNLIDFKLEFGMCDGEILLADEITPDSCRFWDKDTNEKLDKDRFRQDLGNVKMAYEEVLKRILG; from the coding sequence ATGGAAAAGTTAGAACAATTATATGAAGGTAAAGGTAAAAAGCTATACAAGACTAGTGATTCTAAGTTGGTTATTTCAGAATTTAAAGATGATTTGACTGCGTTTAATGCTAAAAAAAGAGGTAGTGAGAGTGGCAAAGGTGCATTAAATTGCAAAATTTCATCTGAAATTTTTAAACTTTTGGAAAAAAATGGTATCAAAACACATTATGTAGAAACATTAGACGATAATTTGATGCTTTGTAAGCTCGTAGAGATAATCCCTATTGAAGTTGTTGTTAGAAATATAGCAACAGGTTCTTTAAGTAAGAGGTTGGGTATTAAAGAAGGCGAAGTATTGCCATTTACTTTGGTTGAATTTTATTATAAAGATGATTCTCTTGGTGATCCTATTATAAATGATGAGCATGCGTTGATTTTAAAATGCGTTAGTTCATTAGAAGTACTAGATAAATTAAGAGAGATAGGTAGAAAAGTCAATGATGTATTAAGACCATTTTTTGATAGCAAGAATCTTAATTTGATTGATTTTAAGTTAGAGTTTGGAATGTGTGATGGTGAGATATTGTTAGCAGATGAGATTACTCCTGATTCTTGTAGATTCTGGGATAAAGATACAAATGAAAAGCTAGATAAAGATAGATTTAGACAAGATTTAGGTAATGTCAAAATGGCTTATGAAGAAGTCTTAAAGCGTATTTTAGGCTAA
- a CDS encoding NAD-dependent epimerase/dehydratase family protein: protein MNVLVTGGAGYIGSMLVPTLLEKGYSVSVIDNLSFRQDSLLSCARYEKFNFILGDVLDTSLIKREVAKADVLIPLAALVGAPLCKKNPTLARMINFEAIKTMADIASSSQLFIYPNTNSGYGIGDKDKECDENSPLNPISEYGIDKVEAEMYLLNKGNSVTFRLATVFGISPRMRLDLLVNDFTYRAYKDRVLVLFEEHFRRNYIHVRDVVKGFLWGIENYSKMKGEAYNMGLSSANLTKRQLAEKIKEYVPSLYIHSACIGEDPDKRDYLVSNKKLESTGWSPDVSLDDGIKELLRAFPLMHVNKYANV, encoded by the coding sequence ATGAATGTTTTAGTAACTGGAGGAGCTGGGTATATAGGTTCAATGCTTGTGCCGACATTGTTAGAGAAGGGATATAGTGTAAGTGTTATAGATAATCTATCATTCAGACAAGATTCATTGCTTTCTTGTGCTAGATATGAGAAGTTTAATTTTATCTTGGGAGATGTTTTGGATACTTCTTTGATTAAAAGAGAAGTAGCAAAAGCAGATGTTTTAATACCGCTTGCAGCATTAGTTGGAGCACCATTATGTAAAAAGAATCCGACGCTAGCTAGAATGATTAATTTTGAGGCTATTAAGACTATGGCTGATATTGCTTCTTCTTCACAACTTTTTATATATCCAAATACGAATAGTGGTTATGGAATTGGTGATAAAGATAAAGAATGTGATGAAAATTCTCCACTAAACCCTATTTCTGAATATGGAATTGATAAGGTTGAAGCTGAAATGTATTTGTTAAATAAAGGAAATTCAGTTACTTTTAGACTTGCAACAGTGTTTGGAATCTCTCCTAGAATGAGACTTGATTTGCTTGTAAATGATTTTACTTATCGAGCCTATAAAGATCGTGTTTTGGTTCTTTTTGAAGAGCATTTTAGAAGAAATTATATTCATGTAAGGGATGTTGTAAAGGGATTTTTATGGGGGATAGAGAATTATTCTAAAATGAAAGGTGAAGCATATAATATGGGGCTTAGTAGTGCGAATCTAACAAAAAGACAATTAGCAGAAAAGATAAAAGAATATGTGCCTTCACTTTATATACATTCTGCTTGTATAGGGGAAGATCCTGACAAAAGGGATTATCTGGTTAGTAATAAAAAGTTAGAAAGCACAGGTTGGAGTCCTGATGTATCTCTAGATGATGGAATTAAGGAGCTTTTAAGAGCGTTTCCTTTGATGCATGTCAATAAGTATGCAAATGTCTGA
- the purS gene encoding phosphoribosylformylglycinamidine synthase subunit PurS, translating to MIVEVKVRLRSGILDPQGKAIHHALLSLGHNSVSDVSVGKIITLNINSDDKEKVRQEVTEMCESLLANVVIEDYEILL from the coding sequence GTGATAGTTGAAGTAAAAGTAAGATTAAGAAGTGGAATCTTAGACCCTCAAGGTAAAGCTATACACCATGCATTGCTATCATTGGGACATAATAGCGTAAGCGATGTTAGTGTTGGCAAAATAATTACACTTAACATAAATAGTGATGATAAAGAAAAGGTTAGGCAAGAAGTTACAGAGATGTGCGAGAGTTTGTTGGCTAATGTAGTTATAGAAGATTATGAGATATTGTTATGA
- the hddA gene encoding D-glycero-D-manno-heptose 7-phosphate kinase, whose amino-acid sequence MSEIIRTKTPLRLGLAGGGTDINLYCDKYVGSVLNATISLYVHCTLIARDDKRIVFESSDLDICCVYDSDIHLEYDGKIDIYKAIYNRLIKDYIKKPLSFSIYTYSDVPSGSGLGGSSTLVVGILGAFAEWLNIPLGEYEIAKLAYEIEREDLGIVGGAQDQYAATFGGFNFMEFYDNKRVVVNPLRIRNWIVAELEERIVLYFTNITREAKDVEEHKKGSLGNSNSLEAMHRIKKDSIEMKEALFKADFKHLGEILGRSWESKKELSNIVSNDELDRIYNLAINNGAYSGKTSGAGAGGFMFFLVDPIKKHKLIQKLNKEQGYVQEFHFIKDGLISWRV is encoded by the coding sequence ATGTCTGAAATAATTCGTACAAAAACACCATTAAGATTGGGACTGGCAGGTGGTGGAACTGATATAAATTTGTATTGCGATAAGTATGTAGGTAGTGTGCTAAATGCTACAATATCTCTATATGTGCATTGCACACTGATTGCTAGAGATGATAAAAGAATAGTCTTTGAATCTTCTGATTTGGATATTTGCTGTGTTTATGATTCTGATATACACTTAGAGTATGATGGCAAGATAGATATTTATAAAGCAATTTATAATAGATTAATAAAGGATTATATAAAAAAACCTCTTAGCTTTTCTATTTACACATATTCTGATGTGCCAAGTGGTAGTGGTCTTGGAGGAAGTTCTACTTTGGTGGTTGGAATTTTGGGTGCATTTGCAGAGTGGCTTAATATACCTCTTGGAGAGTATGAAATTGCAAAATTAGCATATGAGATAGAAAGAGAAGATTTAGGTATAGTTGGTGGTGCTCAAGATCAGTATGCAGCTACTTTTGGTGGGTTTAATTTTATGGAGTTTTATGATAACAAAAGGGTGGTGGTTAATCCTCTAAGAATTAGAAACTGGATAGTAGCTGAATTAGAAGAAAGAATTGTGCTGTATTTCACAAATATAACAAGAGAGGCAAAAGATGTAGAGGAGCATAAAAAAGGCTCTCTTGGGAATTCTAATTCACTAGAGGCTATGCATAGAATAAAGAAAGATTCAATAGAGATGAAAGAGGCGTTATTTAAGGCAGACTTCAAGCATCTTGGTGAAATACTTGGTAGATCTTGGGAAAGTAAAAAAGAGCTGTCAAATATAGTTAGCAATGATGAGCTAGATAGAATCTATAATCTAGCAATCAACAATGGTGCTTATAGTGGTAAAACAAGTGGTGCTGGTGCTGGTGGTTTTATGTTTTTCTTAGTTGATCCTATAAAAAAACATAAATTAATACAAAAACTAAATAAAGAGCAAGGTTATGTCCAAGAATTCCACTTTATAAAAGATGGACTTATTAGCTGGAGAGTTTAA
- the purQ gene encoding phosphoribosylformylglycinamidine synthase subunit PurQ, whose translation MSVAILQFLGTNCEYDMEYAYSLLGVKTKIIWHKEESLPSDTKLVVIPGGFSYGDYLRSGAIARFSPIMKSVIKFANDGGYVLGICNGFQILLESGLLDGAMKRNENLHFISKSVDLEVVDNNNAFLSNFNTGDMVNVPIAHADGNYYIDNVEELEKNNQVILRYKDNINGSINNIAGICNKQKNVFGLMPHPERAVDSLLGNDAGLKMLHGFVKSRIL comes from the coding sequence ATGAGTGTAGCTATTTTACAATTTTTGGGCACTAATTGTGAATATGATATGGAGTATGCATATTCTTTACTTGGGGTAAAGACAAAGATAATTTGGCATAAAGAAGAATCTTTACCAAGTGATACTAAGCTTGTCGTAATTCCGGGTGGCTTTAGCTATGGTGATTATTTGAGAAGTGGTGCTATTGCTAGGTTTTCTCCGATTATGAAGAGTGTTATTAAGTTTGCCAATGATGGTGGATATGTGCTTGGGATTTGCAATGGTTTTCAGATATTGCTTGAGAGTGGATTATTAGATGGTGCTATGAAGAGGAATGAGAATCTACACTTCATATCAAAGAGTGTAGATTTAGAAGTGGTGGATAATAATAATGCATTTTTATCAAACTTCAATACAGGTGATATGGTTAATGTCCCTATAGCCCATGCTGATGGTAATTATTATATTGATAATGTAGAAGAATTAGAAAAAAATAATCAAGTGATATTAAGGTATAAAGATAATATAAATGGTTCTATTAACAATATAGCAGGAATCTGCAACAAGCAAAAAAATGTTTTTGGTCTTATGCCACATCCAGAAAGAGCGGTGGATAGTCTTCTTGGCAATGATGCTGGACTTAAAATGTTACATGGGTTTGTAAAGTCTAGGATTCTATGA
- a CDS encoding DEAD/DEAH box helicase gives MKTTKDNKNGFEIFGFKKNILRGIKEAGFSEPSPIQQEAIPIILDGLDVIAQAQTGTGKTAAFGLPLLQKMKNNGEIEALIITPTRELAMQISDEIFRLGKFNNVKTVSLYGGQPIKRQIELLGKKPQVVIATPGRLLDHLRNDRLKNFCPRFVVLDESDEMLDMGFLDDIEEIFEFLSNDRQTLLFSATMPTPIKHLAQKILDNPKLIKITPDNTTNTDISQRYYIINENEREEAIVRLIDSEIPNKAIIFTRTKKEADILCERLLDRGYNALALHGDMEQKDRLKSIKSFKESKINILVATDIAARGLDISGVSHVFNFHIPLNSESYVHRIGRTGRAGKKGVAITLATPLEFKEIRKIKESTKAKIELYEIPCIQDVLHNKESKMIENILKQDISDESLRLYEQLRGNVDIAQLVCKLLSMILKESIVIGPNKIGYKKEDLIRFNNELESIKKKKQPRSRNHRDRKDTRNKRDSGGKNTKQTDSKNHKRRK, from the coding sequence ATGAAAACTACTAAAGATAATAAAAACGGATTTGAAATTTTTGGATTTAAAAAAAATATTTTAAGAGGTATTAAGGAAGCTGGGTTTAGTGAGCCAAGCCCAATACAACAAGAAGCAATACCTATAATACTAGATGGATTAGATGTAATAGCACAAGCACAAACAGGCACTGGTAAGACTGCTGCATTTGGACTTCCTCTTTTGCAAAAGATGAAAAACAATGGTGAAATTGAAGCATTAATTATAACTCCAACTAGAGAATTAGCTATGCAAATTAGTGATGAGATTTTTAGGCTTGGGAAGTTTAATAATGTAAAGACGGTCTCATTATATGGCGGACAACCAATAAAAAGACAAATAGAGCTTTTGGGCAAAAAACCACAAGTAGTAATTGCAACTCCCGGTAGGCTATTAGATCATTTGCGTAATGATAGATTAAAGAATTTTTGTCCTAGATTTGTTGTTTTGGATGAATCTGATGAAATGCTTGATATGGGATTTTTAGATGATATTGAAGAGATTTTTGAGTTTTTATCAAATGATAGGCAGACACTTTTGTTCTCTGCGACAATGCCAACGCCAATAAAGCACCTTGCACAGAAGATTTTGGATAATCCAAAGTTAATAAAAATAACGCCTGATAACACAACAAATACTGATATTTCTCAAAGGTATTACATAATTAATGAAAACGAGAGAGAAGAAGCTATTGTTAGGCTTATTGATAGTGAGATTCCAAATAAGGCAATAATTTTTACGCGAACTAAAAAAGAAGCAGATATTTTATGTGAAAGATTGCTTGATAGGGGTTATAACGCACTAGCATTGCATGGGGATATGGAGCAAAAAGATAGATTAAAATCCATAAAAAGTTTCAAAGAATCTAAAATTAATATCTTGGTTGCAACAGATATTGCAGCAAGGGGGCTTGATATTAGTGGGGTTAGCCATGTGTTTAACTTCCATATACCGCTAAACTCTGAAAGTTATGTGCATAGGATAGGTAGAACCGGCAGAGCTGGTAAAAAGGGGGTTGCAATCACTCTTGCTACTCCTTTAGAGTTTAAAGAAATAAGAAAGATAAAAGAAAGCACAAAGGCAAAAATAGAGCTATATGAGATTCCATGCATACAAGATGTTTTGCATAATAAAGAATCAAAAATGATAGAAAATATACTAAAACAAGATATAAGCGATGAATCTTTGCGACTTTATGAGCAACTTAGAGGCAATGTAGATATAGCACAATTAGTTTGCAAATTATTATCCATGATACTAAAAGAAAGCATAGTCATAGGACCAAATAAAATAGGTTATAAGAAAGAGGATTTAATAAGATTCAATAATGAGCTAGAATCCATAAAGAAAAAAAAGCAACCTAGAAGCAGAAATCATAGAGATAGAAAAGATACTAGAAACAAAAGGGATTCTGGGGGTAAAAACACAAAACAAACGGATAGCAAAAATCATAAAAGGAGAAAATGA
- a CDS encoding TylF/MycF/NovP-related O-methyltransferase, producing the protein MKKALIFGTGRRGRQILLQLRFDYEVLGFVDNRYEGGDSKLEINGVKYNVYSPSDLKNLEFDKIFLGTFEREEALDELCSVGIKDGVIDKEYAHFSVRVDFLSSLSNIFHKNNISGSVAEIGVYKGEFAKYINLLFPESKFYLLDSFEGFSEDDCKIDKDMGFSNSTSSDFSDTSINLVKSKLTNLRNCYFIKGYFPDTAKEIPQNEKFCFVNLDTDLYAPIKEGCEFFYPRLVGGGVLLVDDYFHLRYTGVREAVDEFAKNNGIVPMPIGDGKDAFLLKI; encoded by the coding sequence ATGAAAAAAGCACTGATTTTTGGGACAGGTAGGAGAGGCAGACAAATTTTGCTTCAGTTAAGATTTGATTATGAAGTGTTGGGATTTGTTGATAATAGGTATGAAGGCGGGGATTCTAAGCTAGAGATAAATGGAGTAAAATACAATGTCTATTCTCCAAGCGATTTGAAGAATTTGGAGTTTGATAAGATATTTTTAGGCACTTTTGAGAGAGAAGAAGCATTAGATGAGTTGTGTAGTGTTGGTATAAAAGATGGTGTAATTGATAAGGAATATGCACATTTTAGCGTGAGGGTTGATTTTCTATCTAGTTTGAGCAATATTTTTCATAAAAATAATATTAGCGGTAGTGTGGCCGAAATAGGTGTTTATAAGGGTGAATTTGCAAAATATATTAACTTACTTTTCCCTGAGTCTAAGTTTTATCTTTTAGATTCATTTGAAGGTTTTAGCGAGGATGATTGTAAAATAGATAAAGATATGGGATTTTCTAATTCTACTTCTAGTGATTTTAGCGATACTTCCATAAATTTAGTAAAGTCAAAATTAACAAACTTGAGAAATTGTTATTTCATAAAAGGTTATTTTCCGGATACCGCAAAAGAGATTCCACAAAATGAGAAATTTTGTTTTGTAAATTTGGATACAGATTTGTATGCTCCAATTAAAGAAGGATGTGAGTTTTTCTACCCACGATTAGTAGGGGGGGGGGTGCTTTTAGTAGATGATTATTTTCATTTAAGATATACTGGAGTTAGAGAAGCTGTAGATGAGTTTGCAAAGAATAATGGAATAGTTCCTATGCCAATTGGTGATGGAAAAGATGCATTTTTATTGAAAATATAA
- a CDS encoding sugar phosphate nucleotidyltransferase, with amino-acid sequence MKEVIILAGGLGTRLRDVVKDVPKPMADINGKPFLHYIFKYLKAQGVLRVILAVSYKKEFIVDYFRDKYLGIEVKYSIENSPLGTGGAIKKALEYITSSECYVINGDTYFTPSLDDIRLLDSSISLSLKYMTNFDRYGSVVINNGYIESFLEKKYFKEGYINAGIYKIKKDIFNGFVLDSRFSFETFLEIHFRELNATGIVFDNTFIDIGIKEDYELCKKLLQNN; translated from the coding sequence TTGAAAGAAGTAATAATCCTAGCAGGTGGACTTGGAACTAGGCTAAGAGATGTAGTAAAAGATGTTCCAAAACCAATGGCAGATATAAATGGTAAGCCATTTTTACACTACATTTTTAAATATCTTAAAGCACAAGGTGTTCTAAGAGTAATACTGGCTGTATCTTACAAAAAAGAATTTATAGTTGATTACTTTAGAGATAAATATTTGGGTATCGAAGTGAAATATAGCATAGAAAATTCGCCATTAGGTACAGGTGGGGCTATAAAAAAAGCATTAGAATATATAACTAGTAGCGAATGCTATGTGATAAATGGAGATACTTACTTTACTCCTTCTTTAGATGATATTCGACTTTTAGATTCTAGTATTTCTTTATCTTTAAAGTATATGACTAATTTTGATAGATATGGTTCTGTTGTTATAAATAATGGATATATAGAGAGCTTTTTAGAAAAAAAATATTTTAAAGAGGGCTATATAAATGCTGGAATCTATAAAATAAAAAAAGATATTTTTAATGGGTTTGTTTTAGATTCTAGGTTTTCTTTTGAAACTTTTTTAGAGATTCATTTTAGAGAGCTTAATGCAACTGGAATTGTATTTGATAATACATTTATAGACATAGGAATCAAGGAAGACTATGAGCTTTGTAAAAAACTTTTGCAAAATAATTAA
- a CDS encoding lysophospholipid acyltransferase family protein yields MSKIRAFNAVVYVLVVVPFAILFMYMFGRYNRVIRRFVAKIFLKIFCVKYEEIGSIDKEAQILVMNHQSFMDVIVLEAICPLNLCWIAKKELGEAFLYGHALKAPKMILINRESKREIIRLLKEAEDRLHNNRVLCIFPEGTRSKGGEKLLPFKQGAKVLIDNFKLKVQPIVFFGTRANLDVGAFKFDNSNFTIKYLESFIPSGDDWYNELKELMQDEYTKIYTKSDICMGE; encoded by the coding sequence ATGTCCAAAATTAGAGCCTTTAATGCTGTAGTATATGTGCTAGTTGTTGTGCCTTTTGCTATTTTGTTTATGTATATGTTTGGGCGATATAATAGGGTTATTAGGCGATTTGTTGCTAAAATATTTTTAAAGATATTTTGTGTGAAATATGAGGAGATTGGTAGCATAGATAAAGAAGCACAAATTTTAGTAATGAATCATCAAAGTTTCATGGATGTAATAGTATTAGAGGCTATATGTCCTCTTAATTTATGTTGGATTGCCAAAAAGGAGTTAGGTGAAGCTTTCTTGTATGGACATGCACTAAAGGCACCAAAAATGATACTTATAAATAGAGAGAGTAAAAGAGAGATAATAAGGCTACTTAAAGAAGCAGAAGATAGATTGCATAACAATAGAGTGCTATGTATCTTCCCAGAAGGCACTAGATCAAAAGGAGGAGAGAAGCTATTACCTTTCAAGCAAGGAGCTAAGGTTTTGATAGATAACTTTAAGTTAAAGGTGCAACCGATAGTGTTTTTTGGAACTAGGGCTAATTTAGATGTTGGTGCATTTAAGTTTGATAATTCCAATTTTACAATTAAATACTTAGAATCTTTTATTCCTAGTGGAGATGATTGGTATAACGAACTTAAAGAATTAATGCAAGATGAATATACAAAAATTTATACAAAGAGTGATATATGCATGGGCGAATAG